The Toxoplasma gondii ME49 chromosome XI, whole genome shotgun sequence region CGCCGACGTCACTGCGACACCGGCACCACACCCACCACCGTCGCCGGCTTCAGTGCACCAGAAAACTTCCCTCATGGACGCGATGAAAATGGAGTTGATAAGCACAGTGACAggtcggctgtctctgcggtgGAGACGACAGTGGATGCCGACGGTGGACGCACATGCGAATGAGCCTCTCGAGCTCCGGCTGTCTGTGCTGGAGACTCTGACGACGGAGCTGAACGAAGATCTGAATGCTGTGCTCGCGAACTTCCCAGAAGTCGCCAAAAGGAAGAGCATGATTTACTTCATTTCGCAGTCTCGGgagctcttccttttctgtttccggaACCGCTTGGGTATCACTGGCAAAAACAGCATCGTTCCGGTGGGACCCTTCGCTTCGATTGCTTTCGGCGAACCCGACCAACTGATGGACGTCGACCGGTGGCCGGCCGTCGACGCCACACCCCttgcagaggaaaaggagcagGAACAGAAGAGTGCCGGCAAGAGAcacgccgaagaagaggaatcCCAGAAGACGCCTGCACCGGAGAACGTCCAGACCCCGGAGCAGCTTCCGAGAGCAGGCCCGGTCGAAACGGAGAGTGACGCCAACGTTGAGACGGAGAGTGACGCCAACGTTGAGACGGAGAGTGACGCAAACGTTGAgacggagagcgacgcagacgttgagacggagagcgacgcaAACGTTGAgacggagagcgacgcaAACGTTGAGACAGAGAGTGACGCAAACGTTGAgacggagagcgacgcaAACGTTGAgacggagagcgacgcaAACGTTGAgacggagagcgacgcaAACGTTGAGACGGAGAATGATGCCGAAGACGGAAATGACGCCACAGATCAGACACAAGGCGGAATGCAGGCGAACTTGGAACTGGTGACAGACGgtgacggagagaaggcggcggtAGAGTCGTTCGCAGAGGTTGCAGAAGCGTTAAAGGAGGCTGAGAAGGTATTCGAGGAGTGGGATaagagagacaccgacgcGCAAAGCGCCGATGCCGTTCagcaggaggcggagaaagTCCTGAAGGAAATGGATGCGGTACTGACGCAAGCGGAAGAGACGGGTACGGCGAACGCGGCGCAGGAGGTCGCAGAAATGCTGCAGCAGACCGAAGTACCGGAGACACCCAAGGTGCCGCAGGAGACCAAAGCGGAAAAGGAGGCTGAGTCGACTGGCCTTGCAGAGGGGGAACCCCCGGTGACGGCGGAACTCCAGGAGGCGGACAAAGTCATGCAGGAAGTTGAGGAAGTCCTGGGCAAAATGAAGACTCTGGAGGTGGGAGACTTGGAAGAATCTACGCAGGCGGCGGAGCTACAGGATCGcaaggacgaggagacatcgcaaggcgacgaggatgacgaagaagaagaagatgacgacgacggagaggcagATGAGGAAGACGGCGACGAGGATGAAGAGGGAGCGCAGGAGGCGGAGTCCGCGTAAGAGCTTCTCCTTTCGAGGCGCACTGGGCAGCATCCACTTCCGAATGATTCTTCACTTCCAGAGGGAGGGCTTTATGAGAAATGCCGAAATCCCTGGGATGTGAAATACTTCCCCGAACGCACACAGACTGCAGTTGATGGTCGTGAAACGAAGTTGGTGCGGGAACCTCTGGCAGGACAAAGAAGGCATGAAGCTCGGTCTCAGCGGCGGTAGGACAGAAAAACCGTCCGCCCGATGTGGCTGTACCCCAGCAAGCGCAAGGAGAGCGTCAAGACGCTGAATGTTCAGAGCAAACGCGTCCGAAAGGTGGAAAGCAAGGACCTGTGGGGGTAGTGCTACCTTTCGTAGTGCCTGCCAGCACAGCACTCCCGTGGTGAACAAAAAAGCCAAAAACGTGAGGACATGCACGCGCGTGTGCATCCGTTCGCTCCGTCGTGAAGCCTAATAGTTGCTGCAAAATCTACACATTTGAAGACCGCAGGCTCATTTGGACGGTTTATAGAGGACCTAACCCCAAGTTCTCGCGGGTAATGCAGGGTTAACAAACGTGATAACCCGTAGTGTGTTTTGTTCTGAATGTTGATCAGCGCGGAGCTCTAGTTGGACAGCATACCCATATAGGGCCTTGTGGAAGGGGTTCGACGGCATGCCTCGGGAGGACCTATAAATCTCTGCTGGAGGGCGGGGAAAAGTTTGTTCGACAGGGAAATGGGAGCGGCTTGTGGCTTCAGTGCAGATGACAGGCAACAGCTACTTCTCTGGCGCCTCCCCAATACGAGCGAAAGCCTCTGCGAAGTTGAGACCGACTCGTTTTGAACTGGACcgggggagggggggagtCAATGAAAGCCACAAACGACGGGAACACGCGATCTGGGTAGGCGGGCGCGGCCTTAAGCAAATATGTTATTGCTGACGGAAATGTGGGCAGGAAGCTAGCCGGGCATCTTTCCGGCGTATAAGTAAATCTCAGAACAACGAACGAGGAATGAGGGCAGCAAAAGAACTCGTTCGCGGTTGCAAACAAGAAGGTATCGGTCGAGGTGGAAGGCCGCATCTGTTCTTTGGAATTTGCGAGCGGAAGAACCACTATTTGGCTGCAACTTTCTTGCAGTTTTTCCAGAACTCACCCGCTGTGGCAGACATAGCGGTGGACGGTCCAGAGCACTGCCCCTGTTCTCtgcaggcagaggagaaaacaactGTGGGAGAAACGGCGGATGAAAGCGTCGGTCAAACACACCCAGTGCCAGTGTGCAAGAGCAGCCGGCGGACACAAGCCAGTCTCTCGGGCAATCTGCCTCTATCGTTAGGCAGATAAGACAGAGGGATGTGTCGAAAATACTTTGATTTTGTTTAAAATATGTCGCATTGTTTTTGGTTCTTCGGAAAGGCCGCATTCCAAGATGTGGACTGCAGTTGTCGAGGCCGCAGTTCGCACTTTGGTTTTTTGCCTCTGCGTCCCCTACCATATACGCAAAAGTCATTTCCATGTCGCCTGGATTGTTCTAGAACACTTTGGCGCTTTGTTTCATGCACTCAACAACCGTACCCTTCCGCATCTGACGCTCTCACCCATACTCGTGGCCCCCCTTTTTGAGGGGACTCTGATCTTGGCGATACCGGCTAACGGAGAGTGGCTTGCACTTTGTTGTCAACAGCGGAAAGGCGAAAGCAGTTGTAGTATTTGTGTGCACTTTTGTCTTCGCGCGTGCTGACTGGTGTGTACGATGCTTTTCTGAAATGAGAAATGAGCGTTTTGCTTTCCGTAAACGAGTGCGAGTCGGTATTTCCGTAACGCAGATTCACAGGCAATGGACAACCTGTTGCCGATAGTTGTTCAGCGTCCCCGGAGTTAAAGCTTGATCCTGGCCTCCATTTCTGATATCACATACGTGGCTTGCTTAGCGTCTAATGTggctcttccttttcagcaaccACGAACAAGTGCAGTGAACCCAACCAGTCGTGCATTCCTGGTGGAAAGTGGTCTTACTAAACTGGTCCAGTCTTCTATGCACGTAAGCAGTGTCACTTTTCGAACAGAGAGCGGAAGGTTACGGGTGTATGAAACTTAACTGGGTTGGACAGTCCTTCCTTTCGCTCACAGTCATGCGCCTCGTTCTGCGGCAAAAAGAGTGGAACAGCACGGTGAATTCGCCCCTCCGGCAGCTAACGAACGAGAGTCTGTTTAGCCTATCCACCAGCACAGTTCGTACGATTCACGGGTGCAGTCGAGTTCCCTTTCGCGGTGGCGCGAATCGTGAAACGCCAGCGCATTCTCTCAGGAGCGCTGACCCCCGTCATTGCTGCGCGGTGCAGGTCAAGCGGCACCTCCTAattctgtcgctctctcaaAAGCTTTTAAACCGATGCACTCATCTAGCTGTCACTGCGACCGCCTGATTCCACACCCGTGCTTCATCTACCCATACGAGGTTCGGTTTCACTGTAGATCGCCCGATCAAAACAGACAAGCTACGACTGCTACGTCATCGTTTCAAAGCAGAGCGCTGACGCTGTTACAGCCTCTATTCAGCTTTCTTTATCCCGCTCTCTATACGCCTCTCGTATCTCTGTCCCTTATACGTAGTTTACCAACTAAaatttttcttctgtttgtccCCTAGCGCCATGCTTGTTTTCACTGGATGTCCAGTTAGTCAAACGACTTTGGCCCGAAACAGCCTCAAAGTGCTGAGCTGGAGAACCTTCCTGCCGAGTGCGGGCAGCTTCTATTAACAGTACACTTCCGTTTGTGTACCACAATCATACACACAAAAGGTGCACCACCTGAGGCATTTTGCAGCGACCGTCCATAAACAAAAGCCATGACAGCTAATACAAAAGGATGAATCTTCGGTACGCCAGCGTCATCACCGTGTTACCTGGTGAAAAACATTCGGCTGAATACAACTGATCGTGAAAAATAGATATTGCAAAACGGCGCGGCGGTTTTTGCCGCCCGGTGAAGTGTAGCTAACGACTAGGTGCTATGAGACGACCGTCTAAAGCGTCAGACCTCCGCAGAATTTGTGAAACAAATTATCACAAGAAGCTGTCCAAATCTGCAGTTCTCCTCCGACTAATTGTGACAACGATAATGGCAAttcttgcttcctcctcccccGGCAAATAGAGCAGACCACGCTGTGAACCCCAGCGTTTCAGATGCCCCCTTCCCACAGCATGCAGATTCTCACCTCGTCTACGCGCTCTGTTCAGCTCCCCACCCACTCCCgacgaaagaggcgaaagatACCGCGTATGCACGGCAACGCAAATACACACCATTATACAGAAGTTTCCTTACAACTGCACACCCGTCCACATCCGTACCCAAGTCGATCGCGCTCTCAATAGATAGGTGACAAAAAGGGCCGTTCCACGAATCGACAAGACGGCTTGTGCCGCGACGCAACGCAGAAACATCATCTGAGAAGACTGGAGAAGCCACCCGCCCCAGCGCCGTTCCCTGCCCCCTCTATATCTCCTCCCACCATGGACACTCCCATGGGGTCCATACTCTTCGCTGCATCACCGGAGTGGAAAAGGACGCCATCGGTTGTCTGTACAACTGGAGCAGCGCCGACTGCTGCTTTGAATCGCGCCTTCAGCAACGAAAGGCCTGCCTTCCGCTTTCTCAAGCTCTCGAGGACGAGCGTGAAAGGATTGCTCTGCAGCACCGAACGCGAAAACAAGTCGAACATGACAGTCCACTGAGGGGGGGCGGCAACTCGCGTCTacaaagaaacagcgagCTAATTTTTCGAGACGCCCTTCGGCG contains the following coding sequences:
- a CDS encoding hypothetical protein (encoded by transcript TGME49_315910), which produces MVQMSSQTTRGVASAKRSKPQSVESRRSLPSVRASQFGDFEGNPARTEGGGAFFLSSEKRSLRSLQSLFCFVAMATLFLNLCADVTATPAPHPPPSPASVHQKTSLMDAMKMELISTVTGRLSLRWRRQWMPTVDAHANEPLELRLSVLETLTTELNEDLNAVLANFPEVAKRKSMIYFISQSRELFLFCFRNRLGITGKNSIVPVGPFASIAFGEPDQLMDVDRWPAVDATPLAEEKEQEQKSAGKRHAEEEESQKTPAPENVQTPEQLPRAGPVETESDANVETESDANVETESDANVETESDADVETESDANVETESDANVETESDANVETESDANVETESDANVETESDANVETENDAEDGNDATDQTQGGMQANLELVTDGDGEKAAVESFAEVAEALKEAEKVFEEWDKRDTDAQSADAVQQEAEKVLKEMDAVLTQAEETGTANAAQEVAEMLQQTEVPETPKVPQETKAEKEAESTGLAEGEPPVTAELQEADKVMQEVEEVLGKMKTLEVGDLEESTQAAELQDRKDEETSQGDEDDEEEEDDDDGEADEEDGDEDEEGAQEAESA
- the POLR2J gene encoding DNA-directed RNA polymerase II RPB11A (encoded by transcript TGME49_315920~Gene product name based on ToxoDB Community Expert Annotation.), producing MVKQSTMVNRLDAADVTELAPGVHKVEWVPDTRFPLCGTFVFHLEDYTIGYIIRNDLLNDPRVKFVGLRQPHPLEPKIELRIQTVSSNPFTLVLESLRKRKAGLSLLKARFKAAVGAAPVVQTTDGVLFHSGDAAKSMDPMGVSMRGLLYLPGEEEARIAIIVVTISRRRTADLDSFL